A genomic window from Candidatus Methylacidiphilum fumarolicum includes:
- a CDS encoding DNA polymerase ligase N-terminal domain-containing protein — translation MNRFVIQEHYARRHHYDLRLEKDGVLKSWAIPKSLPLPGEKRLAIQVEDHPLDYIGFEGIIPQGEYGAGTVTIWDQGEYEPVEWGKDKILFVLHGKRLRGKYALIHLKKTTSSHWLFMKIE, via the coding sequence ATGAATAGATTTGTTATCCAGGAGCATTATGCGCGCCGGCATCATTATGATTTGAGACTAGAAAAGGATGGAGTGCTGAAAAGCTGGGCAATTCCAAAAAGTTTACCATTGCCTGGTGAAAAAAGGCTAGCGATTCAAGTAGAAGACCATCCACTGGATTATATTGGATTTGAAGGGATCATTCCTCAAGGAGAATATGGAGCCGGAACAGTAACTATATGGGATCAGGGAGAATATGAGCCGGTAGAATGGGGAAAGGATAAAATTCTTTTTGTTCTTCACGGAAAAAGATTAAGAGGAAAATATGCACTGATCCATCTAAAAAAAACAACTTCTAGCCATTGGTTATTTATGAAAATAGAGTAA
- the mscL gene encoding large conductance mechanosensitive channel protein MscL, which translates to MQSFLKEFKEFAFKGNAIDMAVGVVFGTAFNQIVSSLVNDIIMPPLGVLIGGVDFKNLQLVLVPIRKDAFGETIPEVAIHYGLFINAIVQFFIICLSVFIAIEFVNKMLAIRLSRRDQ; encoded by the coding sequence ATGCAAAGCTTTTTGAAAGAGTTTAAAGAATTCGCTTTCAAAGGCAATGCTATAGATATGGCTGTGGGGGTTGTTTTCGGGACAGCTTTTAATCAAATTGTGAGTTCTCTTGTTAACGACATTATCATGCCTCCACTTGGAGTACTTATAGGGGGAGTCGATTTTAAAAATCTCCAGTTAGTCTTAGTCCCCATACGAAAGGACGCTTTTGGGGAAACCATTCCTGAAGTAGCTATTCATTATGGGCTTTTCATAAATGCCATCGTGCAATTCTTTATAATTTGCTTGAGTGTTTTTATAGCTATCGAATTTGTCAATAAAATGCTTGCTATTCGTCTCTCTCGAAGAGACCAATAA
- the purB gene encoding adenylosuccinate lyase, with amino-acid sequence MIDRYTREPMLQIWSEKKRIDSWIQIEFLVLETLVEFGYLPREETKDIQKNISIGLEEIKRREAITQHEILAFLEPLAEQLGPAGRYLHFGLTSSDILDTTFALQLKAAAELLLSDIDILLKVIEEKAVQYAFVPIIGRTHGVFAEPTTYGLKLLQMLEEFKRARSRLLQAKEEISYGMISGAVGTYAHLDPKVEATVLKKLGLKVEPISSQVIPRDRHAFFLNCIALIGSSVERWATEFRHLQRSEVLEVEEPFKPKQKGSSAMPHKKNPILCERLCGLARLLRGYALSAMENISLWHERDISHSSVERVAFPDATILLDYMLALLSDVLKGQTVYPERMKENILASRELFASEGLMLALVQKGISRKEAYEAVQQVAMTCWQGDKPLSVYAKSHPFISTLLEPKEIDSLCSLDFYLKNVPTLFHRCGVKIEDQRCKSHEHD; translated from the coding sequence ATGATCGATCGATACACCCGCGAACCCATGCTCCAAATTTGGAGCGAAAAAAAAAGAATCGATAGTTGGATTCAAATTGAATTTCTCGTTTTAGAAACTCTGGTTGAGTTTGGCTATTTACCAAGAGAAGAAACAAAAGATATTCAGAAAAATATATCAATTGGCCTCGAGGAAATTAAGAGACGCGAAGCAATCACTCAGCATGAAATTCTTGCTTTCCTTGAACCACTTGCTGAACAGCTTGGTCCAGCAGGAAGGTATCTCCACTTTGGTTTAACTTCTTCAGATATCCTTGATACTACCTTTGCTCTCCAATTGAAAGCAGCCGCAGAGCTTCTCCTTTCGGATATCGACATTCTGCTTAAAGTGATCGAAGAGAAAGCTGTCCAGTATGCCTTTGTCCCCATCATTGGAAGAACTCACGGAGTTTTTGCAGAACCTACGACTTATGGATTAAAACTGCTGCAGATGCTTGAAGAATTCAAAAGAGCACGTAGCCGACTGCTGCAGGCAAAGGAAGAAATATCTTATGGCATGATTTCTGGTGCTGTGGGAACTTATGCTCATTTGGATCCAAAGGTCGAAGCAACTGTGCTAAAAAAACTTGGATTAAAAGTTGAGCCTATTTCCTCTCAAGTGATTCCTCGGGATCGACACGCTTTTTTTCTAAATTGCATTGCTCTTATTGGGAGCTCTGTGGAGAGATGGGCTACAGAGTTTCGTCATTTACAAAGATCTGAAGTACTCGAAGTCGAAGAGCCATTCAAGCCAAAGCAGAAAGGTAGCAGTGCCATGCCACACAAAAAAAATCCCATTCTTTGTGAAAGGCTATGCGGCCTAGCCCGGCTGCTAAGAGGCTATGCTCTTTCTGCCATGGAGAATATAAGCCTCTGGCATGAAAGAGACATCAGTCATTCCTCTGTAGAAAGAGTGGCTTTCCCTGATGCCACTATCCTGCTTGATTATATGCTTGCATTGCTTTCAGATGTCCTCAAAGGTCAAACGGTCTATCCAGAAAGAATGAAAGAAAATATCTTAGCCAGTCGTGAGCTCTTTGCTTCAGAAGGGCTGATGTTGGCTCTCGTTCAAAAAGGTATAAGCAGAAAAGAAGCTTATGAAGCTGTACAGCAAGTGGCAATGACTTGTTGGCAAGGCGACAAGCCGTTGAGTGTTTATGCTAAATCTCATCCCTTCATTTCGACTCTTCTCGAACCTAAAGAGATCGATTCTCTCTGCTCCCTTGACTTTTATTTGAAAAATGTCCCTACTCTTTTCCATCGCTGTGGAGTAAAAATTGAAGACCAACGCTGTAAATCTCACGAACATGACTAG
- a CDS encoding methyltransferase domain-containing protein, translating into MIDKTLIIQFIRPVDPNSTTPPLDDYSYWESKYQSGQAGWDRGAPSPALVEVLQRFPTPKRVLVPGCGTGHDVHYLASLKIEAVGIDFAPSAIETARKKAQSPLENYLLADIFSLPQQFHESFDLIWEHTCFCAIPPIKRPHYVQSMYSMLRPDGLFLGIFFLDTESSTEPPPYCFTLNEIDRHFDPYFQLEAEWLPSAYYPGREGEEIVRLYKKLS; encoded by the coding sequence TTGATTGACAAAACTTTAATCATTCAATTTATTAGACCAGTGGATCCAAACTCTACTACTCCTCCTCTGGATGATTATTCATATTGGGAGTCGAAATATCAATCCGGACAAGCAGGCTGGGATAGGGGGGCACCTTCCCCTGCACTTGTAGAAGTCTTACAACGATTTCCCACACCCAAAAGGGTGCTTGTTCCTGGATGCGGAACTGGCCATGATGTCCATTATTTAGCAAGCCTCAAAATTGAAGCCGTGGGTATCGATTTTGCTCCCTCAGCTATTGAGACGGCCAGAAAAAAGGCTCAATCCCCTTTGGAAAATTATCTTCTGGCTGATATTTTTTCTCTTCCGCAGCAGTTCCATGAATCTTTTGATCTGATTTGGGAGCACACTTGTTTTTGTGCCATTCCCCCAATTAAAAGACCCCATTATGTCCAATCGATGTATAGTATGTTGAGACCTGATGGGCTTTTTCTTGGAATTTTTTTTCTTGATACCGAAAGCTCCACCGAACCTCCTCCCTATTGCTTTACTTTAAATGAAATCGATCGTCATTTTGATCCCTATTTCCAGCTAGAGGCTGAATGGTTGCCTTCTGCCTACTATCCAGGAAGAGAAGGAGAAGAAATTGTTAGACTTTATAAAAAACTTTCTTGA
- a CDS encoding ArnT family glycosyltransferase, whose amino-acid sequence MIPKLIAAVQMLKEITKATKSNSLSLDNRAFHRIIAFGVIAAGFFFHLWFSTTFWLIPDEAYYWLWSKHPSLSYATKGPVVAWCIAVGSFFFGNSILAIRFMALLFSIGSGVLIYSLAEKLFDSRTALLSVLFAASCPIFSIGSVLMTIDSPSLFFWLLSAFLFLQAIVQDKRTYWVFTGMSLGVGFLAKYVNAFELLCFSLYLWFYPDKRRLLLSQNYAYFLLFSFLFSLPVWLWNANHGWVTVHHLLHRGDLTSSFVIEPTELIKFLQEQLLSYSPFLFIGIICSIILVLWSPAFRSPQTLFLLTLFLPAFLFYTFLSLHKAAKGNWTVTAVSSGIILLAYIMVRLFHLPHIKVLLLSGLAVSFLQTALLHREDLSFLGIKPEKDPLLRPRGWQSVAVELNEIQKKFHPEYFIANDYALASELQFLIQSSKVFIPTCLQEQTQFAFWESYPILHNAKAIYISNDQSRLLPECLKKEFSTIEPFGGFWREYKGKKIEYYTVWLLSSFPSASRSEN is encoded by the coding sequence TTGATACCAAAGCTCATTGCCGCCGTTCAAATGCTCAAAGAGATAACAAAAGCTACCAAATCAAACTCTCTTTCTTTGGATAATCGTGCTTTTCATCGAATCATTGCTTTCGGAGTCATTGCTGCAGGTTTTTTTTTCCATTTGTGGTTTTCCACAACCTTTTGGCTTATCCCAGATGAAGCCTACTATTGGCTATGGTCGAAACATCCATCCCTTTCCTATGCCACTAAAGGACCTGTCGTTGCCTGGTGTATAGCCGTTGGTTCCTTTTTTTTTGGAAATAGCATTTTGGCCATTAGATTCATGGCTCTATTGTTCAGCATCGGAAGTGGCGTGTTAATCTATTCCTTAGCTGAAAAACTTTTTGATTCTCGAACAGCTTTGCTTTCTGTTTTGTTTGCAGCCAGTTGCCCGATTTTTTCAATCGGCTCTGTGCTTATGACAATCGATTCGCCATCCTTATTTTTCTGGCTGCTTTCTGCTTTTCTATTCCTGCAGGCTATTGTGCAAGACAAAAGAACATACTGGGTCTTTACTGGAATGAGCTTGGGAGTAGGTTTTCTGGCTAAATATGTGAATGCCTTTGAACTCCTTTGCTTTAGCCTTTATTTATGGTTCTATCCAGACAAAAGAAGGCTTTTACTTTCACAAAACTATGCCTATTTCCTTCTTTTTTCTTTTTTATTTTCTTTACCTGTATGGCTCTGGAACGCCAACCATGGATGGGTAACGGTCCATCATCTCCTCCATCGTGGCGACTTAACCTCTTCGTTTGTTATAGAACCAACCGAACTTATTAAATTTCTCCAGGAACAGCTTTTGAGCTATTCTCCTTTCCTATTCATAGGCATTATTTGTTCTATCATTCTGGTCCTTTGGTCACCCGCTTTTCGTTCCCCACAAACCCTTTTTCTTCTTACATTATTTCTTCCTGCCTTTCTCTTCTATACTTTTCTAAGTCTACATAAAGCGGCAAAAGGCAATTGGACTGTCACGGCCGTTTCTAGTGGAATAATCCTTTTAGCTTATATTATGGTAAGGCTTTTTCATCTTCCACACATCAAAGTGCTTTTACTCAGTGGATTGGCTGTTAGTTTTTTGCAAACCGCCCTTCTGCATAGGGAAGACCTTTCGTTTCTCGGGATAAAACCAGAAAAAGATCCCCTTTTGAGACCCAGAGGATGGCAAAGCGTTGCCGTCGAGCTAAACGAAATCCAGAAGAAGTTCCATCCTGAATATTTCATTGCCAACGACTATGCTTTGGCAAGCGAGTTGCAATTTTTAATTCAAAGCTCTAAAGTCTTTATTCCTACATGTCTTCAAGAACAAACACAATTTGCCTTTTGGGAGAGTTATCCAATTCTGCATAATGCCAAAGCAATCTATATTTCAAACGATCAAAGTAGACTTCTTCCAGAATGTCTCAAAAAAGAATTCTCAACGATAGAGCCTTTCGGTGGTTTCTGGAGAGAATATAAAGGGAAAAAAATAGAATATTATACCGTATGGCTGCTTTCTTCTTTCCCTTCTGCTTCTCGATCAGAAAATTGA
- a CDS encoding inositol monophosphatase family protein codes for MPNDFLSTAIETALEAGDFLRRHFETDIKISEKFSHDIKIELDNLAQEKIIASILKDYPEHQIIGEEGSIGSKDSEICWIVDPLDGTVNFTYGIPHFCISIAVQKRGKTIAGVIYDPIREELFTASEPGYPKLNGKVIKSSQRSFLSESVGVIGFSRTKETIAKATDLFFNLVPKVRKIRFTGSAALDLAYVACGRLDFYIEQQIQIWDIAAGILLVEKSGGKITTKPIIEGKTFSLKATNGSLNLDFVTFD; via the coding sequence ATGCCCAACGATTTTCTTTCTACCGCTATTGAAACGGCACTGGAAGCTGGAGATTTTCTTCGGCGTCATTTCGAAACGGATATAAAAATTTCTGAAAAGTTCTCTCATGATATTAAGATTGAACTTGATAATCTTGCCCAAGAAAAAATTATTGCCTCCATTCTAAAAGATTATCCTGAACATCAAATTATTGGCGAAGAAGGATCCATAGGTTCTAAAGATTCTGAAATATGTTGGATTGTCGATCCCCTTGATGGCACGGTGAACTTTACTTATGGAATCCCCCATTTTTGTATTTCCATAGCTGTTCAAAAAAGAGGGAAAACCATTGCTGGCGTCATTTACGATCCAATTAGAGAAGAACTTTTCACGGCAAGTGAACCTGGTTATCCAAAACTCAACGGAAAAGTAATTAAATCCAGTCAAAGGTCTTTTCTTTCAGAATCGGTTGGAGTGATCGGTTTTTCTCGGACAAAAGAAACCATTGCTAAAGCCACAGACCTTTTTTTTAATCTCGTTCCAAAAGTCAGAAAAATCCGATTTACAGGATCGGCTGCCCTAGACCTCGCTTATGTAGCTTGTGGAAGATTGGATTTTTACATTGAGCAACAAATTCAAATTTGGGATATTGCTGCAGGCATTCTGCTCGTAGAAAAGTCTGGAGGCAAAATTACGACAAAACCTATTATTGAAGGAAAAACTTTTTCCCTCAAAGCAACTAATGGATCATTGAATCTCGATTTTGTAACTTTTGATTAA
- the ilvB gene encoding biosynthetic-type acetolactate synthase large subunit yields MAIGSISIQLPASKEGTVGPEMSGADCVVASLEKEGVTTIFAYPGGASMPMHQSLTRAKSLRTVLPRHEQGGVFMAEGYARATGKVGVCMSTSGPGATNLVTGIADAYMDSVPLVAITGQVKKDMIGKGAFQETDVFGITLPIVKHSYLVIDPREIPQIIKEALLIARSGRPGPVVIDIPKDVQQAVFKPFFPTSTGLEPKLAPPPLDRSLLKTILDWIEKAKRPVLYVGGGIISSGAHLELLKFAERTNIPVTTTLMGIGSFPENHKLSLKWLGMHGSVYANFAVDQCDLLLAFGVRFDDRVTGKVEAFAPKALIVHIDIDNSELNKNKRVDLAVLGDIKEALSALNQLIDETTWHPPDFSTWHEEIQAWKMKFPFRYRKTEAHILPQMVVEEIYKLTRGEAIITTGVGQHQMWAGQFYNFHHPRTFLTSGGLGAMGFGYPAALGAKIAIPDATVIDIDGDGSFLMNIQELATAVTEEIPVKAIILNNQHLGMVVQWEDRFYDSNRAHTFLGCPNNKKRIYPDFPQICKGFGVRAERVTKPEELVPALKRMLEAQEPYVLDVIVPYTEHVLPMIPAGMTVKDIIIEND; encoded by the coding sequence ATGGCCATTGGTTCGATTTCCATTCAATTGCCTGCTTCAAAAGAAGGGACAGTTGGCCCAGAGATGTCTGGAGCAGATTGCGTGGTCGCTTCACTTGAGAAAGAAGGTGTAACCACCATTTTTGCTTATCCTGGTGGTGCCAGCATGCCTATGCACCAATCTCTTACGAGAGCTAAGTCCCTTAGAACTGTACTCCCTCGGCATGAGCAGGGTGGAGTTTTTATGGCTGAAGGCTATGCTCGAGCCACAGGGAAAGTTGGCGTATGCATGTCAACCTCTGGTCCAGGAGCCACCAATCTTGTCACTGGTATCGCCGATGCTTATATGGATTCGGTTCCATTAGTTGCCATCACGGGGCAAGTCAAAAAAGACATGATTGGGAAAGGAGCCTTTCAAGAAACAGATGTCTTTGGGATTACCCTGCCTATTGTTAAACATAGCTACTTGGTTATAGATCCAAGAGAAATTCCACAGATCATTAAAGAAGCTTTGTTGATTGCCAGGTCTGGCAGGCCAGGACCAGTTGTTATTGATATTCCGAAGGATGTCCAACAAGCTGTTTTTAAGCCCTTCTTCCCAACTTCTACAGGCTTGGAACCAAAACTTGCTCCCCCTCCTTTGGATCGTTCCCTACTGAAAACGATTCTCGATTGGATAGAAAAAGCTAAAAGACCTGTGCTCTACGTTGGCGGAGGCATTATTTCCAGTGGTGCTCATCTTGAGCTTTTAAAATTCGCCGAAAGAACAAACATTCCAGTAACAACCACACTGATGGGTATTGGCTCCTTCCCTGAGAATCATAAACTATCCCTTAAGTGGCTTGGCATGCATGGATCCGTGTATGCGAATTTTGCGGTCGACCAGTGTGATCTACTCCTAGCCTTTGGGGTTAGATTTGATGATCGGGTTACAGGTAAAGTAGAAGCCTTTGCCCCAAAAGCCCTCATCGTGCACATCGACATCGACAACTCTGAGTTGAATAAGAACAAAAGAGTCGACTTAGCGGTTTTGGGTGATATAAAAGAGGCCCTTTCTGCGTTGAACCAGCTTATTGATGAAACAACATGGCATCCTCCAGACTTTTCCACTTGGCATGAAGAAATCCAAGCTTGGAAAATGAAATTTCCTTTTCGATACAGAAAAACAGAAGCGCACATTCTTCCTCAAATGGTTGTTGAAGAAATCTACAAGTTGACTCGAGGCGAAGCGATCATAACCACTGGAGTGGGTCAACATCAGATGTGGGCTGGACAATTCTATAACTTTCATCACCCACGGACCTTTTTGACATCCGGGGGGCTGGGAGCGATGGGATTCGGCTATCCGGCTGCGCTAGGTGCAAAAATAGCGATTCCTGATGCAACGGTCATAGATATCGATGGAGATGGCAGTTTTCTAATGAATATCCAGGAACTTGCCACTGCCGTTACTGAAGAAATACCTGTTAAGGCTATCATTTTGAATAATCAACACCTTGGAATGGTCGTGCAATGGGAGGACCGGTTCTATGATAGTAACAGGGCCCATACATTTCTTGGATGCCCAAATAACAAAAAGAGAATTTATCCTGATTTCCCTCAGATATGCAAAGGCTTTGGGGTAAGAGCAGAAAGAGTAACAAAACCTGAGGAATTGGTTCCGGCCCTAAAAAGGATGCTTGAGGCTCAGGAGCCATATGTCCTTGATGTAATCGTTCCCTATACCGAGCATGTTTTACCTATGATTCCTGCAGGAATGACTGTTAAGGACATTATTATTGAGAACGATTAA
- a CDS encoding ExbD/TolR family protein yields the protein MQIVSPRRKRPRLEIIPFIDVMFFLLATFMMVSLAMIKNEGQTVNLPFAKSSSSIERKEKETTITITDKGDIYFNKDQVSIETLPAKIMELKTQDADPRVFLNGDCKATFEKVTAVLDLIRKQGITKIAIQTTKEAKK from the coding sequence ATGCAAATAGTATCTCCTAGAAGAAAAAGACCTAGACTAGAAATCATTCCTTTTATTGATGTGATGTTTTTTTTGCTAGCCACATTTATGATGGTTTCCTTAGCAATGATTAAAAATGAGGGTCAAACCGTCAATTTGCCATTTGCAAAAAGTTCATCTTCTATCGAAAGGAAAGAAAAAGAAACAACCATTACTATCACTGATAAAGGAGACATTTATTTTAATAAAGATCAAGTTTCCATAGAAACTTTACCAGCAAAAATTATGGAATTAAAAACTCAAGACGCAGATCCAAGAGTTTTTCTAAATGGTGACTGCAAGGCAACATTTGAAAAAGTAACGGCTGTGTTAGATTTGATTAGAAAACAGGGCATAACCAAAATAGCCATTCAAACGACAAAAGAAGCCAAAAAATAA
- a CDS encoding NADH-quinone oxidoreductase subunit A has translation MSLFLAQSQPLSEQINTLAFVFQFLAALLVAAGMLGVAALIGQKGRKTKEKDIPYECGKDPIGPQNPRFSVKFYMVAMLFILFDIETIFFFAWAISYQDLLSRGIGAFFVILFFLFLLGVGFVYEVRKKSLDWTQRG, from the coding sequence ATGAGCTTATTTTTGGCACAATCACAGCCTTTGTCCGAACAAATCAACACGCTTGCCTTTGTGTTTCAATTTCTGGCGGCCCTTCTTGTTGCTGCTGGAATGCTTGGAGTTGCTGCTCTAATTGGGCAAAAAGGGAGGAAAACAAAAGAAAAAGATATTCCCTATGAATGTGGGAAAGATCCAATAGGTCCTCAGAATCCACGATTTTCTGTAAAGTTTTATATGGTGGCAATGCTTTTCATTCTTTTTGACATTGAGACTATTTTTTTCTTCGCTTGGGCAATATCCTATCAAGACCTTTTGTCTCGGGGAATAGGAGCGTTTTTTGTTATTCTATTCTTTCTGTTTTTACTTGGGGTGGGTTTTGTCTATGAAGTTCGGAAAAAATCTTTGGATTGGACTCAAAGAGGATAA
- a CDS encoding NUDIX domain-containing protein gives MPDTLHLLLIQRQNPPFQGMWALPGGFVEENEDLEEAAIRELKEETNINAPQLVQIGAFGKPGRDPRGRVISIAFLLVMPFENLKPTAGDDAKNACFFPLNQLPILAFDHQSIIAHACQKLLFLLNGEKEDNPFALEKVDKKVLQKILKEALEKISRKI, from the coding sequence ATGCCTGATACCTTGCATCTGCTACTTATTCAAAGGCAAAATCCACCTTTTCAAGGCATGTGGGCTTTGCCAGGAGGTTTTGTTGAGGAAAATGAGGATTTGGAAGAAGCAGCCATACGGGAACTTAAGGAAGAAACAAACATAAACGCCCCACAGTTGGTTCAGATTGGTGCATTTGGAAAGCCTGGCAGAGATCCTCGCGGCAGGGTTATTAGTATAGCCTTTTTATTAGTGATGCCTTTTGAGAATCTCAAGCCAACTGCTGGGGATGATGCCAAAAATGCCTGTTTTTTCCCATTGAATCAATTACCCATCCTAGCTTTTGATCATCAATCCATTATTGCTCATGCCTGTCAAAAGTTGCTGTTTCTCTTAAACGGAGAAAAAGAAGATAACCCTTTTGCTTTAGAAAAAGTTGATAAGAAAGTGCTTCAAAAAATATTAAAAGAAGCATTAGAGAAGATTTCTAGAAAGATTTAG
- a CDS encoding phenylpyruvate tautomerase MIF-related protein, translating into MPYLSIETNVALTEAQQKDLVESASRFIVEKLKKPQSYTMISYSGAKRFLFSGNEEPAAFVELRAINLPINNCGELSSEICALIEKHCRIKPDRIFINFSNVPANLWGYNKTTFG; encoded by the coding sequence ATGCCATATTTATCGATCGAAACGAACGTTGCTTTAACTGAGGCTCAACAAAAAGATCTTGTTGAGTCAGCCAGTCGTTTTATTGTTGAAAAACTAAAAAAACCGCAAAGTTATACAATGATTAGTTATTCGGGGGCAAAGCGATTCCTGTTCTCTGGAAATGAAGAACCAGCAGCTTTTGTGGAATTGCGGGCTATCAATCTTCCTATTAACAATTGCGGAGAGCTTTCTAGTGAAATTTGTGCATTGATCGAAAAACATTGCAGGATAAAACCTGATCGAATATTTATTAATTTTTCTAACGTTCCAGCAAATTTATGGGGTTATAATAAAACGACATTTGGATAA
- the purQ gene encoding phosphoribosylformylglycinamidine synthase subunit PurQ, with the protein MNWAIIEFPGSNCGPDCVYVVEKVLKHKATVLWHTEKKIPSVDAIILPGGFSYGDYLRSGAIASLSNIMGAVKEAARIGVPIIGICNGFQILCESKLLPGSLITNRCLQFICSPVNLRVETNESIFTSLFYSGEVIQIPIAHGQGCFYADPPTIQKMESEGLILFRYCDANGNISQQSNPNGSLRNIAGIRNLKGNILGLMPHPERASENEFGSVDGKKIFESVFRYMEAKKGKLLPC; encoded by the coding sequence ATGAATTGGGCGATTATCGAGTTTCCTGGTTCAAATTGCGGCCCCGATTGTGTTTATGTCGTTGAAAAAGTGCTTAAGCACAAAGCAACAGTACTCTGGCATACAGAAAAAAAAATACCCTCTGTTGATGCTATCATTCTTCCAGGTGGATTTTCTTATGGAGATTATCTAAGAAGTGGAGCTATAGCCTCCTTATCGAATATTATGGGTGCGGTTAAAGAAGCAGCAAGAATTGGGGTTCCCATTATTGGAATTTGTAATGGTTTTCAAATTCTTTGCGAATCAAAGCTTCTCCCTGGAAGCTTGATCACTAACCGTTGCCTTCAATTCATCTGTTCTCCTGTTAATTTGCGGGTAGAGACAAATGAGTCGATCTTCACTTCTCTCTTTTATTCAGGGGAAGTCATCCAAATACCGATTGCTCATGGGCAAGGCTGTTTTTATGCTGACCCACCAACCATCCAAAAAATGGAATCGGAGGGACTGATCCTGTTCCGTTATTGCGATGCTAACGGTAACATTAGCCAACAATCCAATCCCAATGGGTCTCTGAGGAATATTGCCGGCATCCGTAATCTCAAAGGAAATATCCTTGGCTTGATGCCACATCCTGAAAGGGCGTCAGAAAACGAATTTGGATCTGTTGACGGGAAAAAGATTTTTGAATCGGTTTTCAGGTACATGGAAGCCAAAAAAGGAAAACTACTGCCTTGTTGA
- the purS gene encoding phosphoribosylformylglycinamidine synthase subunit PurS, with the protein MTRATILILPKEGVFDPQGEAIRNALIHLGLAETLSVRVGKEIVIEFKEADQEKLKQKVEEITKNFLSNPVIEQFKIEWEKEGQ; encoded by the coding sequence ATGACTAGAGCTACAATACTGATTCTTCCTAAAGAGGGTGTTTTTGATCCTCAAGGAGAAGCGATCCGAAATGCTCTGATTCATTTAGGGCTTGCAGAAACCCTATCGGTCCGAGTAGGTAAGGAAATTGTGATCGAATTTAAAGAAGCCGATCAGGAAAAATTGAAACAAAAAGTAGAAGAGATCACCAAAAATTTTTTATCCAATCCCGTAATAGAACAATTTAAAATAGAATGGGAAAAGGAAGGACAATGA
- the thpR gene encoding RNA 2',3'-cyclic phosphodiesterase: MNHSKDLKEEEKKERFFFAFWPDENLQSLLSKQAKDLFPKIEGRAIPQDSLHITVLFLGWTLPSLIDEITKQIPSFLKPEGFPLSLPFDKAVFKKKGKEGIIWFEATLVPLALEKLIKELIQLMIHKKVDFQAYDKFIPHITVFRHVSYKSVPDNMKKNQPIILPTPFELTIEALHLVRSELRPSGSHYTKIWSYSLKQ; this comes from the coding sequence ATGAATCATTCTAAGGATTTAAAAGAAGAAGAAAAAAAAGAAAGATTTTTTTTTGCTTTTTGGCCGGATGAAAACCTACAATCCCTTTTAAGCAAGCAAGCCAAGGATTTATTTCCAAAAATTGAAGGGAGAGCCATTCCTCAAGATTCTCTTCATATAACTGTTCTTTTTTTAGGTTGGACTTTACCAAGCCTCATTGACGAAATTACAAAACAGATCCCCTCTTTTTTAAAACCAGAGGGCTTTCCGCTCTCTCTCCCCTTCGACAAAGCTGTTTTTAAAAAGAAAGGTAAAGAAGGCATTATATGGTTTGAAGCCACGCTTGTGCCTTTAGCTCTAGAAAAACTGATCAAAGAACTTATCCAGCTCATGATCCATAAAAAAGTGGACTTTCAGGCCTACGATAAATTTATTCCGCATATCACCGTGTTTCGCCATGTTTCTTATAAGAGTGTGCCGGATAATATGAAAAAAAACCAACCAATCATCCTGCCTACACCTTTCGAATTAACCATAGAGGCTTTGCATTTAGTACGGTCTGAACTTAGACCTTCAGGAAGTCATTATACCAAAATTTGGAGTTATTCATTGAAACAATAA